Sequence from the Terriglobia bacterium genome:
GGCAGGGCTCAGGGCGGTCGTGAACTACGAGAGCGAACGCTTTACCTTCCACGGAATTCCTCCCCGTCACAGGGGCCAGAAGACACTCACAGACTCTTTGCTGCGGCGAACCGAGGCCGATGCAGGCATTGGCCGGGTATACGGCTTCTCAGCGTGCCCACGCGATGCCCGTCACCACTGCCTCGCGCCTATTGGGGTTCGTTACTATTTTGAACAGAACGACCGCAATATCCATCGGGTGAAGCCCCGCATTTCAAAAGGGACCGTTCCTGAGAAAGGGTTTGCACATTGCGCAGACCCAAATCCCCTCAGGCATAGAGTCGGGTCATACGTATCCAGCGCTGAGTGTGCGTGCGTGAGATTGGAAAGGTTCTCGCCGTCTGGCGTCAGTTGGCTTGAGAGAAAATCACGGCTGCCCCACCCCCGGAGGCAAGATGGAGAGGAAGCGTGTCCTCTGCCGTCACCTGCTTTGTCTGGATGCCGAGATCTTTCGCGTTCTGGCTGGCATTCGGACCGTCAGCGAAAATCTGTGCGTTCCATTTGCCCGGGCCCAGAAAACTGAGCGAGACGGACAGGTCACGGGACGTCCAGTTGGTCATGCTGCCCAGAAACCATTCATCGCCGTGGCGCCGTGCAATGGTGACGTATTCAGAAGGCTGGCCATTCAGCACGCGGGTCTCGTCCCAAACTGTGGGAGCTTTTTCCAGGAATTCAAAGCCCGGCTGCCCGAGGTAATCTTCCGGATAATCGGAAACCATCTCCAGCGGGCTCAGGTACACCACATACATAGCCAGTTGATTTGCCCGCGTGCCCTGGCACATGGGCTGAATGCGCCGCGGTTCGAACTGCTCGCGCGTCGCATTGTTGAAGCATCCGGGAGTGTAATCCATGGGCCCGGCAAGCATCCGCGTGAAAGGAATGGTGACCAGGTGTTCCGGTGTTTCGCGGCTGCTCCATTTATTGTATTCCATTCCCATTACGCCTTCCCGCGTGAGGAGATTGGGATAGGTTCGCCGCAGCCCCGCCGGCGGATAGGCTCCGTGAAAATCGACCGCCAGATGGTGTACAGCGGCCGCCTTGACGGTACGGTGATAGAAATTCACCATCTCCTGGTCGTTGCGGTCCATGTAGTCAATTTTCACTCCCGCGACTCCCCATTTTTCAAAGAGCGGGAACGCCTGGTCCATCTGCTTATCCACCGCCTTCCATTGCATCCAGAGCAGAATACGAACGCCGCGCTCCTTAGCATGAGCAAGGATCGCAGGCATATCGATGGACGGCACGGTGCGGGTGATATCGTCTTCAGGCGACCATCCGGCATCGATCAGCATATACGCAAAATGCGATTTCGAGGCGAAGTCGATGTAGTGCTCCATGGTGGCCGTGTTCATGCCAGGTGTGAAATCCACTCCGCTGGCGTAGCTGCCGGACCACCAGTCCCAGGCAGCTTTTCCCGGTTTGATCCAGGAGGTATCCGACAGCGCGGAAGGCGGATTCAGATTAAGGATAAGGCTGTCCGACTCGATCAGGCCGCCGGGCTGGGAGTTGATCAGCACAACGTCCCAGGGCGTGGCCTTGGGCGTGGACGCGACCACCGCTTCGTCGGAGTGGTCCGGCAGCGGCGAAAGCTTGGTCATCAGCGCGCCTGGAACGCCCCGCACGCCGCCGAGGTACATTCCGGCATAATCGTCCAGGTCCGCTTCCAGGATGGCTGCCCAGGGCCCGTTTTCCAGATGGACCAGCAGCGGAATTCCGATGATGGATGTGGGCTTGATCTGGTCCAGTGTCACTGGCTGGAACTCGCTTTCGTAGCTGGTCGTAAAGCTACCAAGATTGAGCGCGAACGCGGAAGGATTTCCAGGAAAGTAAAAGCCTGTGTCCTCGGAAGACAGCGTGAAGTTTTCCAGTGGTTCCTGACGAGGCAGGAAATAGCGGAAGGCAATTCCCGAATCGTAGGCCCGAAAGACCAGGTCCAGCCGGCGGCCGGGCGCCTCGCGCTCCCGCAAGGAGACGGTGAGCTGATTGT
This genomic interval carries:
- a CDS encoding glycoside hydrolase family 97 protein — protein: MGKGIHAVIKLLCPGICLLLFASNGLPASPLAVTSPDGNLSVTFEVKSNPQPYLPGQRAYYRVFYKGNVVLNDSPLGLDFKGQSALDRGFEVIGSERVSHDSAWTNAFGGFRSVRDHYNQLTVSLREREAPGRRLDLVFRAYDSGIAFRYFLPRQEPLENFTLSSEDTGFYFPGNPSAFALNLGSFTTSYESEFQPVTLDQIKPTSIIGIPLLVHLENGPWAAILEADLDDYAGMYLGGVRGVPGALMTKLSPLPDHSDEAVVASTPKATPWDVVLINSQPGGLIESDSLILNLNPPSALSDTSWIKPGKAAWDWWSGSYASGVDFTPGMNTATMEHYIDFASKSHFAYMLIDAGWSPEDDITRTVPSIDMPAILAHAKERGVRILLWMQWKAVDKQMDQAFPLFEKWGVAGVKIDYMDRNDQEMVNFYHRTVKAAAVHHLAVDFHGAYPPAGLRRTYPNLLTREGVMGMEYNKWSSRETPEHLVTIPFTRMLAGPMDYTPGCFNNATREQFEPRRIQPMCQGTRANQLAMYVVYLSPLEMVSDYPEDYLGQPGFEFLEKAPTVWDETRVLNGQPSEYVTIARRHGDEWFLGSMTNWTSRDLSVSLSFLGPGKWNAQIFADGPNASQNAKDLGIQTKQVTAEDTLPLHLASGGGAAVIFSQAN